A section of the Harmonia axyridis chromosome 2, icHarAxyr1.1, whole genome shotgun sequence genome encodes:
- the LOC123674016 gene encoding rho GTPase-activating protein 92B-like, producing the protein MKKQFFRVKQLADQTFLKAEKSKTLSDEELQIADHKVEYLRSALMAINKKLPPSGPNIDVDKRAKKCLEYQLGTIFLEQSYKKKENEIFDGYAECKLFQDIIREAGNIEQQLAKEYAEHEIKVEDLISIPIQKLIDTEFPSISKYKRSLSKYSLDKDSTNSRYQATKKEALRDELEEADVKVEQCRDVLAVEMFNLLAKENEFASYILQLLKLQRGYHESALNNLQSIIPMLEKKIGHSCVKRVFGIPLKEHLAVTGKYVAYPLEICIAALTEIGMFEEGLFRLTGSMTKVKRFKASIDSGCFCGIIPEYRDVHVIASVLKLYLRELPEPLLTYSLYNEWMQVLNQPENQRVDYVKKILNKLPKENMANLTYLIQFLGKLSHNTVNRMSSSNIAIVMSPNLLWCQNDEANLIMGNCATTNVLVELFIKEVDVLFTDNVSQYVTPMNLFIEDEKSMKTDGEHHSDLNTSSENILITDSPRPNTRKKKAAPVPPNPSFRTDNDLPIDRASLSSSYPSGSATLSRKPKENKPKITIGTNTDGNSNLSRRASFHQDDKKSLKNCPESREPLLVNNVEHKIVPIPNANIHVSKAESVQAPVPQVANEEKKFKTTITHTVNNPSDNKPVAAPRSFVETSEKNHSVNRTPSVRSSVRNDSISEEVQLRRPEVVKPEIPARPASLQQKRSSFELLIDPSVQKTQCSVYSVANKQHPSFVNIQNRGEKYQLGHDSQIAEKEKFLGHQPSDKETRTPLPRTKLSEFTPDKPPSGASDRNSITSISEKFLNYERQLKNPEKPSISEKPHFVTEKIQVISEKINTNNEKDDFESEVDNSQKAAEDRRKVQSLVADRSSKFTERLNNLPEKPGLPPKSLSKSLVDRSNSGRSNLKLKSVKSNEKLNEISNGSDQRKSSHSRTRSDGNLIDLKGDSPLSPLTPISPRGLSKPTQPPPPPPIQAKKADSDSTNL; encoded by the exons ATGAAGAAGCAATTTTTTCGTGTAAAACAGCTGGCTGATCAAACATTCCTTAA agCCGAGAAATCAAAAACTCTCAGTGatgaagaacttcaaattgctgATCACAAAGTTGAGTATTTACGAAGTGCATTGATGGCAATAAATAAAAAGTTACCTCCCAGTGGACCGAATATAGATGTTGACAAAAGAGCA aaaaagtgCTTGGAATACCAACTTGGTACTATCTTTCTCGAACAaagctataaaaaaaaagaaaatgagatATTTGATGGATATGCAGAATGCAAGTTATTTCAAGATATAATAAGAGAAGCAGGAAATATAGAACAACAATTAGCCAAGGAATATGCAGAACATGAAATTAAAGTTGAAGATTTGATCAGCATACCGATTCAAAAATTGATCGATACAGAATTTCCAAGCATTTCAAAGTATAAAAGGAGCTTATCCAAGTATTCATTAGATAAAGATTCGACAAATAGTAGATACCAA GCTACTAAAAAAGAAGCATTGAGAGATGAATTGGAGGAAGCAGATGTGAAAGTAGAACAATGTCGAGATGTCCTTGCTGTTGAAATGTTCAACCTTTTAGCTAAAGAGAACGAATTTGCATCATACATATTACAGCTTCTCAAGCTTCAGAGAGGATATCATGAGAGTGCCTTAAATAATTTGCAGAGTATTATACCTATGTTGGAGAAAAAAATAG GTCACAGTTGTGTTAAGAGAGTTTTTGGAATACCACTCAAAGAGCATTTAGCTGTAACTGGAAAATATGTTGCTTACCCCCTGGAGATCTGTATCGCAGCATTGACAGAAATCGGCATGTTTGAAGAAGGGCTCTTCAGACTGACAGGTAGCATGACGAAGGTGAAGAGATTCAAGGCTTCAATAGACTCCGGATGTTTTTGCGGAATAATTCCAGAATATCGTGATGTCCATGTGATTGCTAGTGTTTTAAAATTATACCTTAGGGAATTACCAGAACCACTTCTAACTTATAGTCTATACAATGAGTGGATGCAAGTTCTTAATCAGCCGGAAAACCAAAGGGTAGACTACGTTAAGAAAATTCTCAATAAGTTACCTAAAGAGAACATGGCAAACTTAACTTATTTAATTCAGTTCCTCGGAAAACTCTCCCATAACACTGTCAATAGAATGAGCTCTTCAAACATTGCTATTGTAATGTCACCGAATTTGTTGTGGTGTCAGAATGACGAAGCGAATCTAATTATGGGAAATTGTGCAACTACGAATGTCCTTGTAGAGTTATTCATCAAAGAAGTGGACGTACTGTTCACCGACAATGTGTCCCAGTATGTCACGCCCATGAATTTATTCATCGAAGACGAGAAGTCTATGAAAACAGACGGTGAACATCACAGTGATTTGAATACAAGCtcggaaaatattttgataacaGATAGTCCACGGCCCAACACTAGGAAGAAGAAAGCTGCGCCTGTACCTCCGAATCCTTCTTTCAGAACCGATAACGATCTTCCGATAGACCGTGCATCCTTATCATCTTCTTATCCCTCAGGGAGTGCGACGTTATCTAGGAAACCAAAGGAGAATAAACCGAAAATTACTATTGGTACCAATACTGACGGTAATTCGAATCTATCTCGCAGGGCTAGTTTTCATCAAGACGATAAAAAATCTTTGAAGAACTGTCCGGAAAGTAGAGAGCCTTTACTAGTCAATAATGTAGAACATAAAATCGTCCCTATACCAAATGCTAATATCCACGTTTCGAAAGCTGAAAGTGTTCAGGCCCCCGTACCACAAGTTGCGAATGAAGAAAAGAAATTCAAGACGACCATCACACATACAGTGAACAACCCCAGTGACAATAAACCAGTAGCAGCTCCTAGAAGTTTCGTAGAAACCAGTGAGAAGAACCATTCTGTAAATCGAACTCCCTCCGTGCGTAGTTCTGTAAGAAACGACTCCATTTCTGAAGAAGTTCAACTCCGACGTCCTGAAGTTGTTAAACCCGAAATTCCTGCTCGTCCGGCTTCGTTGCAGCAAAAACGATCATCTTTCGAACTCCTAATTGATCCTAGCGTTCAAAAAACCCAGTGTTCTGTCTACTCGGTCGCCAATAAACAACATCCGAGTTTTGTGAATATTCAGAATAGGGGCGAAAAGTATCAATTGGGTCACGATAGTCAAATAGCGGAAAAGGAGAAATTTTTGGGGCACCAACCTTCTGATAAGGAGACTCGGACCCCATTGCCTAGAACGAAGTTGTCAGAGTTCACCCCAGACAAACCACCAAGTGGTGCTTCTGACAGAAACTCTATAACAAGTATATCTGAGAAATTCTTGAATTACGAAAGGCAGTTAAAAAATCCCGAAAAACCTTCGATATCAGAGAAACCTCATTTTGTAACGGAGAAAATTCAAGTTATTTCCGAAAAGATTAATACAAACAATGAAAAAGACGATTTTGAGTCCGAGGTAGACAACTCACAAAAGGCAGCTGAAGATAGAAGAAAAGTTCAGTCATTGGTAGCGGATAGGAGTTCGAAGTTTACAGAAAGGCTGAATAATTTACCGGAGAAGCCAGGTCTTCCTCCCAAAAGCCTCTCCAAGTCTTTAGTTGATCGATCGAATAGTGGTAGATCTAATCTCAAATTGAAATCAGTCAAATCGAATGAGAAACTGAACGAGATATCGAATGGGAGCGATCAAAGGAAATCTAGTCACAGTAGGACGCGGTCTGATGGTAATCTTATCGATTTGAAAGGGGATTCTCCGCTCTCCCCTCTAACCCCCATATCCCCCCGTGGTTTGAGTAAGCCTACTCAGCCTCCGCCACCCCCTCCAATTCAAGCGAAAAAAGCAGATAGTGATAGTACTAATTTGTAA
- the LOC123674018 gene encoding UNC93-like protein MFSD11, translating to MCIGAVTYICYIFSFLYPVKYVVYTMSAVLGIGAAFIWTGQGNYLIINTPIEKMSRNSGIFWATSQLSMIIGTTIIYFLFSGMETVNTKTRVLVISILSGIALFSFILFVSLPGSVRQDDISTNKEDKPGPIEVLRGAGRLFRTKHILLLCVAFLYGGLELAFFSGVYGSSVGFTLQLHDSKSLIGLCGILIGCGEVLGGILFGVFGAYTSKIGRSTIVIFGCILHLATYALVFVNLPNNSPFGDTRDEAIITSSAAIAAACGFCLGFADACFNNQFYTSIGTNYPNNSASVFAIFRFVQSIGGFIGFMYSTHLIMYGNLGLLSISAVIGTICFVVSEKVEVNEEEAVRYRNKMGNGSS from the exons ATGTGTATAGGAGCAGTTACTTATAT ATGTTACATCTTTAGTTTCCTTTATCCGGTAAAGTATGTTGTATACACAATGAGTGCAGTTCTTGGAATTGGTGCAGCATTTATATGGACAGGTCAAGGAAATTATCTTATAATTAATACTCCTATAGAAAAAATGTCAAGGAACTCTGGTATATTCTGGGCCACATCACAACTCAG CATGATAATCGGTACCACAATCATCTACTTCCTCTTTTCTGGAATGGAAACTGTCAACACCAAAACTCGAGTGCTGGTCATATCTATACTCTCTGGTATAGCCCTATTCTCCTTCATACTGTTCGTTTCTTTGCCGGGAAGTGTGCGTCAGGATGACATATCTACCAATAAGGAAGACAAACCTGGCCCTATCGAAGTGCTGAGGGGAGCTGGAAGGCTCTTTCGGACGAAACATATTTTGTTGCTCTGTGTGGCTTTCTTGTATGGAG GTTTGGAACTAGCTTTCTTCAGTGGCGTGTACGGCTCTAGCGTTGGCTTCACATTACAACTACACGATTCCAAGAGCTTAATAGGCCTCTGCGGAATTTTAATCGGTTGTGGTGAGGTTCTTG gaggTATTTTGTTCGGCGTCTTCGGAGCCTATACTTCGAAAATCGGCAGAAGCACAATTGTGATCTTTGGGTGTATTCTGCACCTGGCAACTTACGCTCTCGTCTTTGTAAATCTGCCGAATAATTCGCCTTTTGGAGATACAAGAGACGAGGCTATCATTACAAGTTCTGCCGCTATTGCTGCTGCATGTGGATTCTGTTTAGGATTCGCTGATGCGTGCTTCAATAATCAGTTCTACACTTCTATAGGAACAAATTATCCTAACAATAGTGCTAGTGTTTTCGCTATTTTCAGATTTGTGCAG AGTATTGGAGGATTTATTGGTTTTATGTATTCAACACATTTGATAATGTACGGAAATTTGGGACTTCTGTCGATATCAGCTGTAATAGGAACCATATGTTTCGTTGTATCAGAAAAGGTGGAAGTGAATGAAGAAGAAGCTGTGAGATACAGAAATAAAATGGGAAATGGTAGTTCatga
- the LOC123674017 gene encoding UNC93-like protein MFSD11, translated as MMDLGTCRILVMSIAFMFLMINFQIIVYIMVLIEGLRFEENHFTGLGSLCLILIYVISGLTVLMVPWLISITGPKLTMLFGCATHILFVMSMIQPHPMCTCFASALVGFGSALLWVSQGNYLVRNSTDRTVSSNCALYWIFWQISALFGSIFIYFRFLDVSTIYNSFRMSIIWLLLGLSCTSFLFYLLLPNCTRDDDLSKYKQGIFQVTFGIGKLLHNGHTLVLGIPCFVIGTNVIFLTVVYVVSIGHTMHLERPKQLAPLAGVFIGLGEVIGGGVFLAFGSCGGRSSRNAIVIFGCVIIILALILIMLNLPNEAPFGDTDDLAFIETSAVLVIGPSFLLGLADSCFNTQIMTTLALKYPNNSASVFSVLNFFRVFGILIAIIYSAFLILYGVIVLLIALSLFSTIAYIVSETMDVEEDEIFNHTQKDKNVPIEDDNSESDKPSPSASLSPPSIIMPPSRGASGSKLESPISAQGDSKLKLDDQDIGTPDFVEPQRPLRGLLRRLLMGPQDYEDEEVQPSRPPTPTLEPLPTIPPVESTTPSTTPLSLTPPRPHKIQASASRHLARTVDIASEGPKEVLDSPTPLASPAKKAPKERKSAIKRMVSGPEQLPAEDKDEELTPKMKENQQFKKRRRSTKAKTIAADQDDKVSNVIPVKSQKSVEPPKSADREKTTRKGNIRKRTERRPASSISRKNLRAQQD; from the exons ATGATGGATTTAGGCACCTGTCGGATTTTAGTTATGAGCATAGCTTTCATGTTCCTCAtgattaattttcaaataattgtgTATATAATG GTTCTCATAGAAGGATTAAGATTCGAGGAAAATCATTTCACTGGGTTAGGCTCTTTGTGTTTAATACTTATTTATGTTATATCTGGATTAACTGTTCTTATGGTACCTTGGTTGATTTCAATAACTGGTCCAAAACTAACAATGTTATTTGGATGTGCAACGCATAT ATTGTTTGTGATGAGTATGATCCAGCCACATCCCATGTGTACGTGTTTTGCAAGCGCCTTAGTCGGATTTGGCTCAGCCCTACTCTGGGTTAGCCAAGGAAACTATTTAGTTCGAAATTCTACAGATAGAACTGTTTCAAGCAACTGTGCTTTATACTGGATATTCTGGCAAATTAG TGCACTCTTCGGTAGCATTTTTATTTACTTCCGCTTTTTGGATGTTAGTACCATTTACAACAGTTTTCGTATGTCAATAATATGGTTACTGTTGGGACTGAGCTGTACCAGTttccttttttatttattgctaCCAAATTGTACGAGAGACGATGATCTATCAAAATATAAACAAGGCATATTTCAAGTTACTTTTGGTATTGGAAAACTTCTGCATAATGGACACACCTTGGTACTTGGCATTCCTTGTTTTGTTATAG GTACAAATGTGATATTTCTCACTGTTGTATACGTAGTTTCAATTGGACATACTATGCATTTGGAACGTCCAAAGCAACTTGCTCCCTTAGCAGGTGTTTTTATAGGTCTAGGTGAAGTTATTG GTGGAGGCGTTTTTTTAGCATTTGGAAGCTGCGGAGGAAGATCGAGCAGAAACGCTATTGTGATTTTCGGTTGCGTAATAATCATTTTAGCTTTGATTTTGATCATGCTCAATTTGCCCAACGAGGCGCCCTTTGGAGACACTGATGATTTGGCTTTCATTGAAACGTCAGCAGTTCTGGTCATCGGTCCATCGTTTTTATTGGGACTTGCGGATTCCTGTTTCAACACACAAATAATGACTACTTTGGCGCTCAAATACCCGAATAATAGCGCTAGTGTTTTTTCGGTATTGAACTTTTTTCGA GTGTTTGGAATATTGATAGCCATAATCTATTCGGCGTTCCTCATTCTTTATGGAGTCATAGTGCTACTAATAGCACTTTCGTTATTTTCAACAATCGCCTATATCGTATCGGAAACCATGGATGTAGAAGAAGACGAAATATTCAATCATACACAAAAAGACAAGAATGTACCGATTGAAGATGATAACTCCGAATCCGACAAACCTTCTCCCAGTGCATCCTTATCTCCACCCTCAATTATAATGCCTCCTTCAAGGGGTGCTTCAGGTTCTAAGCTCGAATCACCCATCTCAGCTCAGGGAGATAGCAAATTAAAACTAGATGATCAGGACATAGGAACTCCAGATTTTGTTGAACCACAAAGACCACTCAGAGGATTACTCAGAAGGTTGCTGATGGGTCCCCAAGATTATGAAGATGAAGAAGTGCAGCCTTCTCGACCTCCAACACCAACTCTTGAACCTTTACCGACAATTCCACCTGTTGAATCGACTACTCCTTCTACAACTCCACTTTCGTTAACACCTCCTAGACCTCATAAGATTCAGGCTTCGGCTTCCAGGCATTTAGCTCGGACAGTCGATATTGCTTCTGAGGGTCCAAAGGAAGTACTTGATTCTCCAACGCCTTTAGCTTCTCCAGCGAAGAAAGCACCCAAAGAGCGTAAGAGCGCGATCAAGAGGATGGTGTCTGGTCCTGAACAGCTACCAGCGGAAGATAAAGATG AAGAACTTACgccgaaaatgaaagaaaaccaacaattcaaaaaacgtAGAAGAAGCACCAAGGCCAAAACGATAGCAGCTGATCAAGATGACAAAGTTTCCAATGTTATACCAGTAAAATCACAAAAATCTGTCGAGCCTCCAAAATCTGCAGATCGTGAGAAAACAACTCGTAAGGGTAATATAAGAAAAAGGACGGAAAGAAGACCTGCATCATCAATTAGTAGAAAAAACTTAAGAGCACAacaagattga
- the LOC123674233 gene encoding 26S proteasome non-ATPase regulatory subunit 8, whose product MANSEVEALYKKLNAEWSSPSPNLSKCDQLLSKLKVELTGVMFLPTSNAIATKQELLLGRDILEIGVQWSIASNDIPSFERYMAQLKCYYFDYKNELPESAFKYQLLGLNLLFLLSQNRVAEFHTELELLPADHLQNNVYIRHPLSIEQYLMEGSYNKIFLAKGNVPAKSYNFFMDILLDTIRNEIANCVEKAYEKISLKMTARMLYLPNEQAAKIFAAKKGWKLGSDNFFYFTPEIEKTTEPIPSIELAEQAIEYAKELEMIV is encoded by the exons ATGGCAAATTCAGAGGTAGAAGCTTTATATAAAAAACTTAACGCGGAGTGGTCATCTCCTTCGCCAAATTTAAGCAAATGTGATCAATTACTTTCAAAGTTAAAG GTTGAATTAACAGGAGTCATGTTCTTACCAACATCTAATGCAATTGCAACAAAACAAGAACTCCTTCTTGGTAGAGATATATTAGAAATTGGCGTCCAGTGGAGTATTGCCAGTAATGACATTCCTTCATTCGAAAGATATATGGCTCAGTTGAAGTGTTACTATTTTGATTACAAGAATGAATTGCCAGAATCTGCTTTTAAATATCAATTACTGGGATTAAACTTATTATTCTTATTGTCCCAAAACCGTGTTGCTGAATTTCACACTGAACTTGAACTTCTTCCTGCTGATCatcttcaaaataatgtatatatcAGACATCCATTATCAATTGAACAGTATTTGATGGAAGGTAGTTATAATAAG atttttttggcCAAAGGCAATGTTCCAGCTAAAAGTTACAATTTTTTCATGGACATTTTGTTAGATACGATAAGAAATGAAATAGCCAATTGTGTAGAAAAAgcatatgaaaaaatttcactcaaaatGACTGCTAGAATGCTATACCTTCCTAATGAACAAGCTGCTAAAATTTTTGCAGCCAAG AAAGGTTGGAAACTTGGAAGTGATAATTTCTTCTATTTCACACCCGAAATAGAAAAAACAACTGAGCCTATCCCATCTATAGAATTAGCAGAACAAGCTATTGAATATGCAAAGGAGTTGGAGATGATTGTTtaa
- the LOC123672807 gene encoding uncharacterized protein LOC123672807, with amino-acid sequence MYCCNKNSYLQLQCGSIKPETINRLVRKARKFATEPDPHDSLPPLNRLCSEQPVHLVEEVDFTRRSCGFGRKALKLLKNYLLSFDKDVILKTVSTLGDMAMDPEKAIQIVHARIPKKLSNLLEKKDSSITERVCITFAKLAIVPEGKLALTMDEDIIYSLQMLLEEETHPSTLEQLGHCLENISTFVTTADELVDQGFILSILKVVAREVDDVVVVLLSTLKNLMYGNGNYIAMEYGAFAIMMQMLNRMDQRVHISALNCLMMMISTPLGKQLALDSYLVHRLNEMLGQSKNVELDAAIASVLMFATMTVEAKFRACKIKTLLPRLMKICRNPLHPSVQIFAFQTLLNLSTHFELRAVMQKKYIALLRKTKCSTSFISAMKESLLQDLSAPS; translated from the exons ATGTATTGCTGTAATAAGAATTCCTATCTGCAGCTGCAATGCGGTTCTATCAAACCTGAAACTATCAACAGATTGGTCAGAAAAG CTAGAAAGTTCGCAACAGAGCCGGATCCTCATGATAGTTTACCTCCTCTGAATAGATTATGTTCTGAGCAGCCAGTTCATCTGGTGGAAGAAGTCGACTTCACGAGGAGATCATGTGGTTTTGGAAGGAAAGCCCTGAAATTATTG aaaaattatctGCTTTCGTTCGATAAAGATGTTATATTGAAGACAGTGTCCACTCTCGGCGATATGGCAATGGATCCTGAGAAAGCAATTCAGATAGTACATGCCAGAATTCCAAAAAA ATTATCAAATTTACTGGAAAAGAAGGATTCTTCCATAACTGAGAGAGTTTGTATCACATTCGCTAAATTAGCTATCGTTCCCGAAGGAAAATTGGCCCTGACGATGGATGAAGACATAATCTATAGCCTACAAATGCTTCTAGAGGAAGAAACACATCCATCAACTCTAGAGCAATTGGGGCACTgtttagaaaatatttcaactttcGTTACAA CCGCTGACGAACTAGTGGATCAAGGCTTCATCTTATCTATTCTAAAAGTAGTTGCAAGAGAAGTCGACGATGTAGTGGTTGTGCTCCTGTCCACGTTGAAGAACTTGATGTATGGTAACGGAAATTACATTGCTATGGAATATGGAGCTTTTGCGATCATG ATGCAGATGCTGAATAGGATGGACCAGAGAGTGCATATAAGTGCACTTAACTGTCTCATGATGATGATCTCAACCCCCTTAGGAAAACAATTGGCGTTGGATAGTTATCTGGTGCACCGCCTTAATGAAATGCTGGGCCAATCTAAG AATGTTGAGCTTGATGCAGCTATCGCTTCTGTGTTAATGTTCGCAACCATGACGGTAGAAGCAAAATTTCGAGCCTGCAAAATCAAAACATTGCTGCCGAGACTAATGAAAATTTGTCGAAATCCTTTACATCCTTCTGTACAAATATTTGCTTTCCAG ACGTTGTTGAATTTATCGACCCATTTCGAACTTCGAGCTGTTATGCAAAAGAAATATATTGCATTATTAAGAAAAACTAAATGCTCAACTTCTTTCATATCTGCAATGAAAGAGAGTCTTCTTCAAGATTTAAGTGCACCTTCTTAA